From the Streptomyces erythrochromogenes genome, one window contains:
- a CDS encoding competence protein CoiA family protein, whose amino-acid sequence MSARLSPLQVPHFAHQPGAPDDCQAGGESPDHLYLKWCLLTSAQEAGADAADEVEGPDGAWRADVLASDPGGRWRFALEAQLSRITPSDIQDRSDRMLGDGVPSVWFCYRRAPWLGVVPSVRVGEVAKTAVVVEGLARFDDGQWVKADQMTLTEFLRRVFDRQMVAYSPERRTEGLVLDVLWVDERCLRAEADYQETVESARAWAEAERRRKEEDLRLLDSRQRQEDCLLESRLYEEEEAAGPSWRLTDAEERRLRLQQITRRMVRRVLAVVERKHRAAGMPLPHLGEAGEDTAGWASDALQTRGFRAHHVGRTLGDDRYAGGVPLMGEAAHPVAVIDPDPARAGSRVLAACVLVFTTWELRTRFLAEAPPPPWDVADQYVTLTLDFNPPPPVAVTVPVSVPLHVSIPQQPTASARTAAPCICTTPRLHAVFPEGSEAVEPCEEATPASAFLIARCELCGGRYDGPWRRIPAGLAGR is encoded by the coding sequence ATGAGCGCCCGGCTCTCTCCCCTTCAGGTGCCGCACTTTGCGCACCAGCCCGGGGCGCCGGACGACTGCCAGGCGGGGGGCGAGTCGCCCGATCACCTGTACCTGAAGTGGTGCCTGCTGACGTCGGCGCAGGAGGCTGGCGCGGACGCGGCCGACGAGGTGGAGGGTCCGGACGGCGCGTGGCGGGCGGATGTTCTGGCGAGCGATCCGGGCGGCCGGTGGCGCTTCGCCCTGGAAGCGCAGTTGTCCAGGATCACACCCAGCGACATCCAGGACCGATCGGACCGGATGCTCGGGGACGGGGTGCCCTCGGTGTGGTTCTGCTACCGGCGGGCGCCCTGGCTTGGCGTGGTGCCCTCGGTGCGCGTGGGCGAAGTCGCGAAAACGGCCGTAGTGGTGGAGGGCCTGGCCCGGTTCGACGACGGGCAGTGGGTCAAGGCCGACCAGATGACGCTGACCGAGTTCCTCCGGCGGGTCTTCGACCGTCAGATGGTGGCTTACAGCCCGGAGCGTCGGACCGAAGGACTCGTCCTGGACGTGCTGTGGGTCGATGAGCGGTGCCTGCGCGCGGAGGCCGACTACCAAGAAACGGTGGAGTCGGCGCGAGCATGGGCGGAGGCAGAGCGCCGCCGCAAGGAGGAGGACCTCCGCCTCCTCGACTCCCGACAACGTCAAGAGGACTGCCTGCTGGAGTCACGCCTCTACGAGGAGGAGGAAGCGGCCGGCCCGTCGTGGCGACTGACCGACGCGGAGGAACGCCGCCTGCGGCTCCAGCAGATCACCCGACGCATGGTCCGCCGCGTCCTCGCCGTCGTCGAGCGCAAGCACCGAGCCGCGGGCATGCCGCTGCCCCACCTCGGAGAGGCGGGCGAGGACACTGCGGGATGGGCGAGCGACGCGCTCCAGACGAGGGGGTTCCGCGCGCACCACGTCGGACGAACCCTCGGCGATGACCGCTACGCGGGCGGTGTCCCGCTGATGGGCGAGGCGGCCCACCCGGTCGCGGTCATCGACCCCGATCCCGCCCGCGCCGGCTCCCGGGTCCTGGCCGCGTGCGTGCTCGTGTTCACCACCTGGGAGTTACGTACCCGGTTCCTGGCAGAGGCCCCGCCGCCGCCATGGGACGTCGCGGACCAATACGTGACGCTCACCCTGGATTTCAACCCGCCGCCCCCCGTCGCGGTCACCGTGCCGGTATCGGTCCCGCTGCACGTGTCGATCCCGCAGCAGCCGACCGCCAGCGCCCGCACGGCCGCCCCCTGCATCTGCACGACTCCGCGCCTGCACGCCGTGTTTCCCGAGGGATCCGAGGCAGTCGAACCGTGCGAGGAGGCCACCCCCGCGTCAGCATTCCTGATAGCCCGATGCGAGCTGTGCGGGGGCCGGTACGACGGCCCCTGGCGCAGAATCCCGGCCGGCCTCGCGGGACGGTAG
- a CDS encoding helix-turn-helix domain-containing protein, with translation MGRPEKPILDHPANERLQQLAEYLRGRRQRAGQPTYRALATAAGMHATTLQRAASGRTVPKLHVVLAYVRACDASVDDRALDRAKLLWQEARLEESRHLHHVPAFTILIPLHRIRDLAELSHRLRRLYQEAGSPTLREMELRAGAYGVLPRSTAHRIIHMKSVPRSMQQFRAFLRACEVPARSFPAYEEAWDRAWIRERRLALLRTASASE, from the coding sequence ATGGGACGCCCCGAAAAGCCGATTCTCGACCACCCCGCAAACGAGCGCCTCCAGCAACTCGCGGAATACCTGAGGGGCCGGCGCCAGCGGGCCGGCCAGCCCACCTATCGTGCGCTGGCCACGGCAGCGGGCATGCACGCCACCACCCTGCAGCGAGCTGCCTCCGGCAGGACGGTCCCCAAACTGCACGTGGTGCTGGCCTACGTCCGTGCGTGCGACGCTTCTGTAGACGATCGGGCCCTGGACAGAGCGAAGCTGCTCTGGCAGGAAGCCCGCTTGGAGGAATCCCGGCACCTCCACCACGTCCCCGCCTTCACCATCCTCATCCCCTTACACCGGATCCGAGACCTCGCTGAACTCAGCCATCGGCTGAGGCGGCTCTATCAAGAAGCCGGATCGCCCACACTCCGAGAGATGGAGCTGCGGGCTGGTGCGTACGGCGTGCTACCCCGGAGCACTGCCCATCGGATCATCCACATGAAATCGGTCCCCCGCAGCATGCAGCAGTTCCGAGCGTTCCTTCGCGCCTGCGAGGTACCCGCGCGGTCATTTCCTGCGTACGAAGAAGCATGGGACCGGGCATGGATCCGTGAGCGACGCCTCGCGCTCCTTCGAACTGCTTCCGCGAGCGAGTGA
- a CDS encoding SCO6880 family protein — MSQPVSYGGWQSETTGFMGRLSGPGFAMVAAASLLALLPFNVGWQATFVCVPVALLLLVLAFGRVSGLSADEWISLAVRHQISVATRRNVFLSGAFAPRAASNGRQPMDLPGVLARLRILEAPDGLGGQLGVVHDPVAGTYSAVARITFPGLALVDTDKQAARVAAWAQFLRGYCTEDSPVVRIAVHQRCLPDDGAALMSWTARHITADAPPAAVTALTELMDSAGPAAASRETYLTVTLSAARARLAIKGAGGGQVGAAAVLVRELHAMGQGLSTASLQVVEWLPPRKVAQTVRTAYDPEAQQDLATRNAAAQSPDWTGTPPGLDPDLAGPAAAETAWGVYRHDGAWSVSYQVRTWPQAEVFATILQPLLRPRQNARRAMSLLFEPIGPRRARQELARDKAKRSSARHLRAKSGRDESEDERREEAIARQQDVARASGQGVMRMTSVLTVTVTDLGELETACAELQADAAAAGLEVRRMWGAQDIGFATGALPLGQGLPDRRMGF, encoded by the coding sequence ATGTCCCAGCCCGTTTCCTACGGCGGCTGGCAGTCCGAGACGACCGGCTTCATGGGCCGGCTGTCCGGGCCCGGCTTCGCGATGGTCGCCGCCGCATCCCTGCTCGCGCTCCTGCCCTTCAACGTCGGCTGGCAGGCCACCTTCGTGTGCGTGCCCGTCGCTCTGCTCCTCCTCGTGCTCGCCTTCGGGCGGGTGTCAGGGCTCAGCGCCGACGAATGGATCTCTCTCGCAGTAAGGCACCAGATCTCCGTGGCTACCCGACGCAACGTGTTCCTTTCCGGCGCCTTCGCCCCACGCGCCGCCTCCAACGGCCGCCAGCCCATGGACCTGCCCGGCGTCCTGGCCCGCCTGCGGATCCTCGAAGCCCCCGACGGACTCGGCGGCCAGCTCGGCGTCGTCCACGACCCCGTCGCCGGCACCTACAGCGCCGTCGCCCGCATTACGTTCCCCGGCCTCGCCCTCGTCGACACCGACAAGCAGGCTGCCCGCGTCGCCGCCTGGGCGCAGTTCCTGCGCGGCTACTGCACCGAGGACTCCCCGGTCGTCCGTATCGCCGTGCACCAGCGGTGCCTGCCCGACGACGGCGCCGCACTGATGTCCTGGACCGCCCGCCACATCACCGCGGACGCGCCGCCCGCGGCCGTGACCGCGCTGACCGAGCTGATGGACAGCGCCGGCCCGGCCGCCGCCTCGCGCGAGACCTACCTGACGGTCACGCTCTCCGCTGCCCGGGCCCGCCTCGCCATCAAGGGCGCCGGCGGCGGCCAGGTCGGCGCCGCCGCCGTCCTCGTCCGTGAACTCCATGCCATGGGCCAGGGCCTGTCGACGGCGAGCCTGCAGGTGGTGGAGTGGCTCCCGCCCCGCAAGGTGGCCCAGACCGTACGGACCGCCTACGACCCCGAGGCTCAGCAGGACCTTGCCACCCGCAACGCTGCCGCCCAGAGCCCCGACTGGACCGGCACCCCGCCCGGTCTCGACCCGGACCTCGCCGGCCCCGCCGCCGCCGAGACGGCGTGGGGCGTCTACCGGCACGACGGCGCCTGGTCGGTGTCCTACCAGGTCCGCACCTGGCCGCAGGCCGAGGTGTTCGCGACGATCCTCCAGCCCCTGCTGCGGCCCCGGCAGAACGCCCGCCGGGCGATGAGCCTGCTTTTCGAGCCCATCGGCCCGCGCCGCGCCCGCCAGGAACTCGCCCGGGACAAGGCCAAGCGGTCCTCCGCCCGCCACCTGCGCGCCAAGTCGGGCCGTGACGAGAGCGAGGACGAGCGCCGCGAGGAGGCCATCGCCCGCCAGCAGGACGTCGCTCGCGCCTCCGGCCAGGGCGTCATGCGGATGACCTCGGTCCTCACCGTCACCGTCACCGACCTCGGAGAGCTGGAGACGGCCTGCGCCGAACTCCAGGCCGACGCCGCGGCCGCCGGACTGGAGGTGCGCCGCATGTGGGGCGCTCAGGACATCGGATTCGCCACCGGCGCCCTCCCCCTCGGCCAGGGCCTGCCCGACCGTCGGATGGGGTTCTGA
- a CDS encoding DUF6233 domain-containing protein produces MSELPPDLLRLRTIVTYLRYELGRAEHALAAAEQTSAAAAQRRPLPQPPAWVIEHGIGDGRPPVSVHAGDCWDRGKRWRPLSAEEARRALAEGVRACTHCRPDTALGVID; encoded by the coding sequence ATGTCCGAGCTTCCGCCTGATCTCCTCCGTCTGAGGACGATCGTGACCTACCTGCGCTACGAGCTGGGCCGCGCCGAGCACGCGCTGGCCGCCGCGGAACAGACGTCGGCCGCCGCCGCACAGCGGCGCCCGCTCCCTCAACCGCCGGCGTGGGTGATCGAGCACGGCATCGGGGACGGACGGCCGCCGGTCAGCGTCCACGCCGGGGACTGCTGGGACCGCGGCAAGCGCTGGCGCCCGCTCAGCGCCGAGGAAGCCCGCCGTGCGCTAGCCGAAGGCGTACGTGCCTGCACCCACTGCCGCCCCGACACGGCGCTCGGCGTGATCGACTGA
- a CDS encoding DUF6233 domain-containing protein codes for MSDPVTRPPVWLTLPDGQEVRARLHARRWTPAGWRYRVGMPVWSVTADQHVEPVEYTVWVPAGGDEYVRPVEGQDYSAVPVEARAPSHPYLAPPPPGTDLRWAWTIERTRGGAVLHEYGCGRAPADGPELSLDDAVTAYARPSARACGECAAAEVLDRL; via the coding sequence ATGTCTGACCCCGTCACCCGGCCGCCGGTGTGGCTGACCCTCCCCGACGGCCAGGAGGTCCGGGCCCGGCTCCACGCCCGGCGCTGGACCCCGGCCGGCTGGCGATACCGGGTCGGCATGCCGGTCTGGTCCGTCACCGCCGACCAGCACGTCGAGCCCGTGGAGTACACGGTCTGGGTCCCCGCCGGCGGCGACGAGTACGTGCGCCCCGTGGAGGGCCAGGACTACAGCGCCGTACCCGTGGAGGCACGCGCGCCGTCGCACCCCTACCTCGCGCCGCCCCCGCCCGGGACGGACCTGCGGTGGGCCTGGACGATCGAGCGCACCCGCGGCGGCGCGGTGCTGCACGAGTACGGATGCGGTCGGGCGCCCGCCGACGGGCCGGAGCTCTCCCTCGACGACGCCGTCACCGCCTACGCCAGGCCCAGTGCCCGGGCCTGCGGGGAATGCGCTGCTGCCGAGGTCCTCGACCGCCTGTAG
- the ku gene encoding non-homologous end joining protein Ku, with translation MRPVWSGAISFGLVTIPIKAFPATESHSISFRQIHTADGGRIRYRKVCELDGEELAQEEIGRGYETATGTLVPVTDADLDAMPLPTAKAIEIVSFVPTDSIDPIQIGASYYLAAEGVAAKPYELLRRALQRSSKVAVAKFAWHNRERLGLLRVLDDVIVLHAMLWPDEIRSTDQVPVPDVSVSDEEVDAAVALAETLTGHDMSQMRDEYRAALEEVIAAKAAGERPPALEPAEPASAQVVDLMAMLEKSVQDAKATRGEPATVHPMPAKKKATAKKAAAKKTGSTAAAAKRTPAKKTAKKAASKRNPPRSA, from the coding sequence GTGCGGCCCGTCTGGAGCGGGGCGATCAGCTTCGGCCTGGTCACCATCCCGATCAAGGCGTTCCCGGCGACCGAGTCGCACAGCATCTCCTTCCGCCAGATCCACACCGCCGACGGCGGCCGCATCCGCTACCGCAAGGTCTGCGAGCTCGACGGCGAGGAACTCGCCCAGGAGGAGATCGGCCGCGGCTACGAGACCGCCACCGGCACCCTGGTCCCGGTCACCGACGCCGACCTCGACGCGATGCCCCTGCCCACCGCGAAGGCCATCGAGATCGTCTCCTTCGTCCCCACCGACAGCATCGACCCCATCCAGATCGGCGCCTCCTACTACCTCGCCGCCGAAGGCGTCGCCGCGAAACCGTACGAGCTCCTGCGCCGGGCCCTGCAGCGCTCGTCGAAGGTAGCCGTCGCCAAGTTCGCGTGGCACAACCGCGAGCGACTGGGCCTGCTCCGCGTCCTCGACGACGTGATCGTCCTGCACGCCATGCTCTGGCCGGACGAGATCCGCTCCACCGACCAGGTCCCGGTCCCCGACGTGAGCGTCTCCGATGAGGAGGTCGACGCGGCCGTCGCGCTCGCCGAAACCCTGACCGGCCACGACATGAGCCAGATGCGCGACGAGTACCGGGCCGCCCTGGAGGAAGTCATCGCCGCCAAGGCCGCCGGCGAACGTCCTCCAGCGCTCGAACCGGCCGAGCCCGCCTCCGCCCAGGTCGTCGACCTCATGGCGATGCTGGAGAAGTCCGTCCAGGACGCGAAGGCCACCCGCGGCGAGCCGGCCACCGTGCATCCGATGCCCGCCAAGAAGAAGGCCACCGCCAAGAAGGCGGCGGCGAAGAAGACCGGCAGCACCGCGGCCGCCGCGAAGCGGACACCCGCGAAGAAGACCGCCAAGAAGGCGGCCTCGAAGAGGAACCCCCCTCGCAGCGCCTGA
- a CDS encoding type VI secretion protein produces the protein MGLFSRRPAGDTLLEAIGIEEAAGVADRAPAPIPPQRTARELRRARLLEDPATSMRVAPKRGWSQPFAGRTAAMPRTEVVRADTANAAGLYPFLHAASLPPIGAYIGRNVLTTEAFSAHPAVWVKEGLCTNPNVMITGIPGSGKSAHVKALSLRLMAFGHRTLVAGDVKGEYAGLCRHLGVEPVRLGPGLPGRLNPLDAGPLGRGLDLIKDPAELKARLAEIHRRRLTLLKALLELQLKRTLLPQEEEALDVAVREVTGELHGAGASRFAVPTLPLVYDRLRDPTDAMARELRIRDGEVQRAREQMASIRSALGGMVTGHLGGLFDEATSIDLDWEAPIQSVDISALQEYGDETVAMVLSCVSTWAQSAIDQPGQRPWIVVRDELWRQMRSGGATMVKKIDADLRLSRATGTIQVLATHRLSDFESVGAAGSEAVAIARDLIASCETRIQLAQDTRPLQITREAIGLTDSECNLIGSWGAGQRGRALWKVGRGAGHAVQLVLSRTEERLFETDEKMVI, from the coding sequence ATGGGTCTCTTCTCCCGTCGCCCGGCCGGCGACACCCTCCTCGAAGCGATCGGCATCGAGGAGGCCGCCGGCGTCGCCGACCGTGCGCCCGCACCTATCCCGCCGCAGCGAACGGCCCGCGAGCTGCGCCGCGCCCGCCTGCTGGAGGACCCGGCGACGTCGATGCGTGTCGCCCCCAAGCGGGGCTGGAGCCAGCCGTTCGCCGGCCGCACCGCCGCGATGCCGCGCACCGAAGTGGTCCGCGCGGACACTGCGAACGCCGCCGGCCTCTACCCGTTCCTGCACGCGGCGAGCCTGCCGCCCATCGGCGCCTACATCGGCCGCAACGTCCTGACCACGGAGGCGTTCAGCGCCCACCCCGCGGTCTGGGTGAAGGAGGGCCTGTGCACCAACCCCAACGTCATGATCACCGGGATCCCGGGATCGGGTAAGTCCGCGCACGTCAAAGCCCTTTCGCTGCGCCTGATGGCGTTCGGCCACCGGACTCTGGTGGCTGGCGACGTGAAGGGCGAGTACGCGGGGCTGTGCCGCCACCTCGGCGTCGAGCCCGTACGGCTCGGCCCCGGCCTGCCCGGCAGACTCAACCCCCTGGACGCGGGCCCGCTCGGACGCGGCCTGGACCTCATCAAGGACCCGGCCGAGCTCAAGGCACGCCTCGCCGAGATCCACCGCCGCCGCCTCACCCTCCTCAAGGCGCTCCTCGAACTCCAGCTGAAGCGCACCCTCCTGCCCCAGGAGGAAGAAGCCCTCGACGTCGCGGTCCGCGAAGTCACCGGCGAGCTCCACGGCGCGGGCGCTTCCCGCTTCGCGGTGCCCACCCTGCCGCTCGTCTACGACCGGCTGCGCGACCCCACCGACGCCATGGCCCGCGAGCTGCGTATCCGCGACGGCGAAGTCCAGCGGGCCCGCGAGCAGATGGCCTCCATCCGCTCCGCCCTCGGCGGCATGGTCACCGGCCACCTGGGCGGGCTTTTTGACGAGGCCACCTCCATCGACCTGGACTGGGAGGCCCCGATCCAGTCCGTCGACATCTCCGCCCTGCAGGAGTACGGGGACGAGACCGTCGCCATGGTGCTGTCCTGCGTCTCGACGTGGGCGCAGTCGGCCATCGACCAGCCCGGTCAGCGGCCGTGGATAGTCGTCCGCGACGAGCTCTGGCGGCAGATGCGCTCCGGCGGCGCCACCATGGTCAAAAAAATCGACGCCGACCTGCGCCTCTCCCGCGCCACCGGCACGATCCAGGTCCTGGCCACCCACCGCCTCTCCGACTTCGAGTCCGTCGGCGCGGCCGGCTCCGAGGCCGTCGCTATCGCCCGCGACCTGATCGCCTCCTGCGAGACCCGCATCCAGCTCGCCCAGGACACCCGGCCCCTGCAGATCACCCGCGAGGCCATCGGACTCACCGACTCCGAGTGCAACCTCATCGGCTCCTGGGGCGCCGGCCAGCGCGGCAGAGCCCTCTGGAAAGTCGGCCGCGGCGCTGGCCACGCCGTCCAGCTGGTTCTCTCCCGCACCGAGGAACGGCTCTTCGAGACCGACGAGAAGATGGTGATCTGA
- a CDS encoding ParA family protein: MSTTLTRPGERAEDRAKVVVVVQQKGGTGKTTIAINVAACSGRSAVYPQASNEDAPAPVVAAGIDVQGSIEKWCARVREVKLPFDYLVTKGKTGILPLILGDPTRRRVIVDTPGFMDVDPDAEWDADPLGDSRTADALRELLDVADLAIVPITPSRITWDEAEFTIERILKPRKIPFLVVVNMHDPSKDKAEKQLDKLKAWIDEREYPRVADPIRRYTIHEHAHENGTLVTEYKMSGTALNAREDFMRVALTMEQML, from the coding sequence ATGAGCACCACTCTGACCAGACCCGGCGAGCGTGCAGAGGACCGCGCGAAGGTGGTCGTCGTCGTCCAGCAGAAGGGCGGCACCGGCAAAACCACCATCGCCATCAACGTGGCCGCCTGCTCCGGGCGGTCTGCGGTCTACCCGCAGGCCTCCAACGAGGACGCGCCGGCCCCGGTTGTCGCAGCCGGTATCGACGTCCAGGGCAGCATCGAGAAGTGGTGCGCCCGTGTCCGCGAGGTGAAGCTCCCGTTCGACTACCTAGTCACCAAGGGCAAGACAGGCATCCTGCCTCTCATACTGGGCGACCCCACCAGGCGCCGCGTGATCGTGGACACTCCCGGCTTCATGGATGTCGACCCCGACGCCGAATGGGACGCTGACCCGCTGGGCGACAGCCGCACGGCCGACGCTCTGCGCGAACTCTTGGACGTCGCAGACCTCGCCATCGTGCCCATCACCCCCTCCCGGATCACCTGGGACGAGGCGGAGTTCACGATCGAGCGGATCCTCAAGCCGAGGAAGATCCCCTTCCTCGTCGTGGTCAACATGCACGACCCGAGCAAGGACAAAGCCGAGAAGCAGCTCGACAAGCTCAAGGCGTGGATCGACGAGAGGGAATACCCGCGCGTTGCGGACCCGATCCGCCGGTACACGATCCACGAGCACGCCCACGAGAACGGCACCTTGGTCACCGAGTACAAGATGAGCGGCACTGCGCTGAACGCCCGCGAGGACTTCATGCGTGTGGCCCTGACGATGGAACAGATGCTCTGA
- a CDS encoding type IV secretory system conjugative DNA transfer family protein has protein sequence MPDRGSGPSAAGLDDNTLLAAYGAGLVVTVGGSVLLAGPLAGLLSGNGWVRSADSVPVTVISALAKGPGSVYQPAPPSWLFYGLTVLLVLAVGGLLVKAATLLSFSGKSGGAQWGGAKIERKMAAASDPLKRTNRITAGRGLRTKNIVAAQPNISATVFGVPGSSKTTGLVLPNAAEWQGPLVVTTTKAADLDIIYDRRSAIGPVWVIAPAGIPGRATDHWSPVAYCTDAKAADRMAAWMAEASSSGDDKRAAPWIDQAKSVLKGIMLAAQLSGGGISDMRRWIGLGKDAVDYVRAVLLAHGYTDVADDYASPWLRLHEDGIGSIQFSLNVLARVFADEEVRETCSHSDFTFEEWLDRRGTICIIASEADADRFAPLISSLIAGAIHAAESRYNATGKPINPSVGVLVDEAGNMFRYPRLPNILTTGRGMGIAMLTVWHDLSQLRESLGVQKANTVLSASGLRMLLPGCGDLETLRYFSGLYGRTEVMKTSHGRSRGEHSTNTQATETDLAPVHSLQQLPDFTAIAQYTNLPPIKVRMRLTFRDKDLKKLLAEPKAGTAKK, from the coding sequence ATGCCCGACCGCGGCTCCGGCCCGTCCGCCGCAGGCCTGGACGACAACACGCTCCTCGCCGCGTACGGCGCGGGCCTGGTCGTCACGGTCGGCGGCTCCGTCCTCCTGGCCGGGCCGCTCGCCGGCCTGCTCTCCGGCAACGGCTGGGTGCGCAGCGCCGACAGCGTCCCCGTCACCGTTATCTCCGCCCTCGCCAAGGGGCCCGGCTCCGTCTACCAGCCGGCCCCGCCCTCCTGGCTGTTCTACGGCCTCACGGTCCTTCTCGTGCTGGCCGTGGGCGGCCTCCTCGTGAAGGCGGCCACCCTGCTGTCCTTCAGCGGAAAGTCGGGCGGCGCGCAGTGGGGCGGCGCGAAGATCGAGCGGAAGATGGCGGCGGCGAGCGACCCGCTGAAGCGGACCAACCGCATCACCGCCGGGCGTGGCCTGCGGACGAAGAACATCGTGGCCGCTCAGCCCAACATCTCCGCCACCGTGTTCGGGGTTCCCGGCTCGTCGAAAACCACCGGCCTGGTCCTCCCGAACGCCGCCGAATGGCAGGGACCGCTGGTGGTGACCACCACCAAGGCCGCCGACCTGGACATCATCTACGACCGCCGCAGCGCGATCGGCCCAGTCTGGGTCATCGCACCGGCCGGCATCCCCGGCCGCGCCACCGACCACTGGTCCCCGGTCGCCTACTGCACCGACGCCAAGGCCGCCGACCGGATGGCCGCCTGGATGGCCGAGGCGTCCTCCTCCGGCGACGACAAGCGCGCCGCCCCCTGGATCGACCAGGCCAAAAGCGTGCTCAAGGGCATCATGCTGGCCGCCCAGCTCTCCGGCGGCGGCATCAGCGACATGCGCCGCTGGATCGGCCTCGGCAAGGACGCCGTCGACTACGTCCGCGCCGTCCTCCTGGCCCACGGCTACACCGACGTCGCCGACGACTACGCCTCCCCCTGGCTGCGCCTGCACGAAGACGGCATCGGCTCCATCCAGTTCAGCCTCAACGTCCTGGCCCGCGTCTTCGCCGACGAAGAGGTCCGCGAAACCTGCTCCCACTCCGACTTCACCTTCGAGGAGTGGCTCGACCGGCGGGGCACCATCTGCATCATCGCCTCGGAGGCCGACGCGGACCGCTTCGCCCCGCTCATCAGCTCCCTGATCGCCGGAGCCATCCACGCCGCGGAGTCCCGCTACAACGCGACCGGCAAGCCCATCAACCCCAGCGTCGGCGTCCTCGTCGACGAGGCCGGCAACATGTTCCGCTACCCCCGCCTGCCCAACATCCTCACCACCGGCCGCGGCATGGGCATCGCCATGCTCACCGTCTGGCACGACCTCTCCCAGCTCCGCGAATCCCTCGGCGTCCAGAAGGCCAACACGGTTCTGAGCGCCAGCGGCCTGCGCATGCTCCTGCCCGGCTGCGGCGACCTGGAGACCCTGCGCTATTTCTCCGGCCTCTACGGACGCACCGAGGTCATGAAGACCAGCCACGGCCGGTCCCGCGGCGAGCACTCCACCAACACCCAGGCCACCGAGACCGACCTCGCGCCCGTCCACTCCCTGCAGCAGCTCCCCGACTTCACCGCGATCGCCCAGTACACCAACCTGCCGCCGATCAAGGTCCGGATGCGTCTCACCTTCCGCGACAAGGACCTCAAGAAGCTCCTTGCCGAGCCCAAGGCCGGCACCGCCAAGAAGTAG
- a CDS encoding C40 family peptidase, whose product MGAKRWMGLAAAGVVATPLALGIGLVLLVAAVAEDDSKGRSVGTWPTAGALRIGGRDGVPAEYAQLIIDAAARCDQGLPPAILAAQIWAESAFNPRAVSYSDPPANTRPLARGISQFIAGTWESEGIDGDGDGDRDVWDPKDAIPSQGSMMCKLLRTAKGHPEYSGSPIEKALAGYNAGWGRVEQFKGVPPVSFAQGQTYNYVKAIMAQSAKYTASGGGGGPVQLPAGFELPPDTPPQVRTAVAWALAQKDGWYQLGGDCTNALGPNPRHWCDCSSLMQQAYKAAGITIPRVTFDQINLPLQVGLDSPKPGDLVFNAGSDGSAASPGHVGMYIGSGLLIESPRTGVRTRIVPYSSWRNSTNYMTRATGIRRVVAW is encoded by the coding sequence ATGGGGGCGAAGAGGTGGATGGGGCTTGCCGCGGCCGGCGTGGTGGCGACCCCTCTGGCGCTGGGAATAGGTCTCGTACTACTCGTCGCCGCGGTAGCGGAGGATGACAGCAAGGGCCGCAGCGTCGGCACCTGGCCGACGGCCGGCGCGCTGCGCATCGGCGGCCGCGACGGAGTTCCGGCGGAGTACGCCCAGCTGATCATCGACGCCGCTGCCCGCTGCGACCAGGGCCTGCCTCCCGCGATCCTCGCCGCCCAGATCTGGGCCGAATCCGCCTTCAACCCCCGCGCCGTCTCCTACTCCGACCCGCCGGCCAACACCCGCCCGCTCGCCCGCGGGATCAGTCAGTTCATCGCCGGCACATGGGAGTCCGAGGGCATCGACGGCGATGGTGACGGCGACCGGGATGTCTGGGACCCCAAGGACGCCATCCCCTCGCAGGGCTCGATGATGTGCAAGCTCCTGCGGACCGCGAAGGGCCATCCCGAGTACAGCGGGTCCCCCATCGAGAAGGCGCTGGCCGGCTACAACGCGGGGTGGGGAAGGGTCGAGCAGTTCAAGGGCGTCCCGCCGGTCAGCTTCGCGCAGGGCCAGACGTACAACTACGTCAAGGCGATCATGGCGCAGTCGGCGAAGTACACGGCCTCGGGCGGCGGCGGTGGCCCGGTGCAGCTGCCCGCCGGCTTCGAGCTGCCGCCCGACACCCCGCCCCAGGTCCGCACCGCCGTGGCCTGGGCCCTGGCCCAGAAGGACGGCTGGTACCAGCTCGGCGGCGACTGCACCAACGCCCTCGGCCCGAACCCCCGGCACTGGTGCGACTGCTCGTCCCTGATGCAGCAGGCGTACAAGGCGGCTGGCATCACCATCCCGCGCGTCACCTTCGACCAGATCAACCTGCCGCTCCAGGTCGGCCTCGACAGCCCGAAGCCCGGCGACCTCGTCTTCAACGCCGGCAGCGACGGCTCGGCCGCCAGCCCCGGGCACGTCGGCATGTACATCGGCTCGGGCCTCCTGATCGAGTCCCCGCGGACCGGAGTCCGCACACGGATCGTCCCGTACAGCAGCTGGCGCAACTCCACGAACTACATGACCAGGGCGACAGGAATTCGACGGGTGGTCGCGTGGTGA